The Longimicrobium sp. genome includes a window with the following:
- a CDS encoding MarR family transcriptional regulator, which yields MTNRPPAPEHVADRLHSASIHLLRQLRREDDALGVSAPLLSALSVLVFGGAKTLGELAAAEQVQPPSLTRTVRKLEEAGLATRELDPLDRRVTWVYPTPEGERVLREGRARRVASLTARLGVLDAEELAALERAAELLERVLRGGG from the coding sequence ATGACGAATCGACCACCCGCCCCCGAGCACGTCGCCGACCGGCTGCACTCGGCAAGCATCCACCTCCTGCGCCAGCTCCGCAGGGAGGATGATGCCCTCGGAGTGTCGGCGCCGCTCCTCTCCGCCCTGTCGGTGCTCGTGTTCGGCGGCGCGAAGACGCTGGGGGAGCTGGCGGCGGCCGAGCAGGTGCAGCCCCCCTCCCTGACCCGCACCGTCCGCAAGCTGGAGGAAGCCGGCCTCGCCACCCGCGAGCTCGACCCCCTGGACCGCCGCGTCACCTGGGTCTACCCCACCCCCGAGGGCGAGCGCGTGCTGCGCGAGGGCCGGGCGCGCCGCGTGGCTTCCCTCACCGCGCGGCTGGGCGTGCTGGATGCGGAGGAGCTGGCGGCGCTGGAGCGCGCGGCGGAGCTGCTGGAGCGGGTGCTCCGCGGCGGCGGGTGA
- a CDS encoding VOC family protein codes for MSTAAPLSITGVGQVAINVRDVQRAVEFYRDVLGLRLLFQIPNSAFFDCGGLRLMLGTAEKPEFDHPASILYYKVDDIHAAYASLQAAGADTVDAPHLVARMPDHELWMFFVRDPEGNHLGLMSEVR; via the coding sequence ATGAGTACCGCCGCACCGCTGAGCATCACCGGAGTCGGCCAGGTGGCCATCAACGTGCGCGACGTGCAGCGGGCGGTGGAGTTCTACCGCGACGTTCTTGGGCTGCGCCTCCTGTTCCAGATCCCCAACAGCGCCTTCTTCGACTGCGGCGGCCTGCGCCTCATGCTGGGCACGGCCGAGAAGCCGGAGTTCGACCACCCCGCATCGATCCTCTACTACAAGGTCGACGACATCCACGCGGCCTACGCATCGCTTCAGGCCGCCGGCGCGGACACCGTGGATGCGCCGCACCTGGTTGCGCGCATGCCTGACCACGAGCTGTGGATGTTCTTCGTCCGCGACCCCGAAGGCAACCACCTGGGGTTGATGAGCGAAGTGCGGTAG
- a CDS encoding amidohydrolase family protein, with amino-acid sequence MRSLVLLLLAAAAACAPRPLAPLDADAAPTLAIVGASVLPMDGPGERVLENQTVFVRAARIVQVGPAGRMRVPTGAQRVDGRGKWIIPGLVDMHVHINRPAEGGERDLPLYLANGVTTVRNMRGTADHLTLRARVQSGALPGPTIYTAGEYVDRYPQDTPVERIVFEQKADGYDIIKIHDQGFPRARYEALARAARAQGMPLVGHVPREAGVETAAREGHQTMEHVEDLMQVFFSMQLDTARFPALVSALRGSRTCVVPTLVVFNYVVRHADEFPQLANLMARLELRYVRPALRGRWSPEINSYVTRMRQRATEVPAMAARNREQLDFMRAMTGALHHGGIPLAAGSDAGIPFTLPGYSLVEELHFLHGAGLTRYQTLRAATRTAAECMGKADEFGAITPGLRADLLLLDRDPRADLSAVADPAGVLVRGQWLPRAELRRLLESVAQP; translated from the coding sequence ATGCGCTCCCTCGTACTGCTCCTCCTGGCCGCCGCGGCGGCGTGTGCCCCGCGTCCGCTCGCGCCCCTCGACGCCGATGCGGCGCCCACGCTGGCCATCGTCGGCGCGTCGGTGCTCCCGATGGACGGCCCCGGCGAGCGCGTGCTGGAGAACCAGACGGTGTTCGTGCGAGCCGCCCGCATCGTGCAGGTGGGCCCGGCCGGGCGGATGCGCGTGCCGACGGGCGCGCAGCGCGTGGATGGACGCGGAAAGTGGATCATCCCCGGCCTCGTGGACATGCACGTCCACATCAACCGGCCGGCCGAGGGCGGAGAGCGCGACCTGCCGCTGTACCTGGCGAACGGCGTGACCACCGTGCGCAACATGCGCGGCACGGCGGACCACCTGACGCTCCGCGCACGTGTGCAGAGCGGCGCGCTGCCCGGCCCCACGATCTACACGGCCGGCGAGTACGTGGACCGCTACCCCCAGGACACCCCGGTCGAGCGGATCGTCTTCGAGCAGAAGGCAGACGGCTACGACATCATCAAGATCCACGACCAGGGATTCCCGCGGGCCCGCTACGAGGCGCTCGCGCGGGCCGCCCGCGCGCAGGGGATGCCGCTCGTCGGCCACGTGCCGCGCGAGGCCGGCGTGGAGACCGCCGCCCGCGAGGGGCACCAGACGATGGAGCACGTGGAGGACCTGATGCAGGTCTTCTTCTCGATGCAGCTGGACACGGCGCGGTTCCCGGCGCTGGTCTCCGCGTTGCGCGGATCGCGGACGTGCGTGGTCCCGACGCTGGTCGTCTTCAACTACGTGGTGCGGCACGCCGACGAGTTCCCCCAGCTCGCGAATCTCATGGCGCGGCTCGAGCTGCGCTACGTGCGCCCGGCGCTGCGCGGCCGCTGGAGCCCCGAAATCAACAGCTACGTCACCCGCATGCGGCAGCGCGCCACCGAAGTCCCCGCGATGGCCGCGCGCAATCGCGAGCAGCTCGATTTCATGCGCGCGATGACGGGGGCGCTGCACCACGGCGGCATTCCGCTGGCGGCGGGCTCGGATGCGGGAATCCCCTTCACCCTCCCCGGCTACTCGCTCGTCGAGGAGCTCCACTTCCTCCACGGCGCCGGCCTCACGCGTTATCAGACCCTTCGCGCCGCCACCCGCACCGCCGCCGAGTGCATGGGCAAGGCGGACGAATTCGGCGCCATCACCCCTGGCCTGCGCGCCGACCTGCTCCTCCTCGACCGCGACCCCCGCGCCGACCTCTCCGCCGTCGCCGACCCCGCCGGCGTGCTGGTGCGCGGCCAATGGCTCCCCCGCGCCGAGCTTCGCCGCCTCCTGGAATCCGTAGCTCAGCCCTGA
- a CDS encoding tetratricopeptide repeat protein codes for MMPMETQQVLRRVIAFATGWGSDFGGINVFSTRFLEQMAFACKEQVTVVCVVPTLPSEHETARDVKLVQLPYPPVGGKLDAAHARAAVEALASEGISLDAEGLVWLGHDRITGEIALEARAIVGGGRTALIHHMSYEHYEAYAERSEIANVKGELQRKLFAEADVRMAVGPLLRDALEDLVPNTPVTMLVPGLDELAFFPAPKRFVAFMSGRFSADAAKIKQGHLGVAAFAEAHRRASSEPLLPELLKNQPQLIMRGVDIEPERPPTSATDVEYWAEFAEAYADRVVTIHALPYTTRRKDLLDQLARATVALMPSWHEGFGLAGWEAVAAGVPLIVSKQSGLFRFLEEESAGGWLNWVYPVDVQGSLKEPFFHANDLNNVSERLIEIARDPDAARSKAARLREALSAYTWKRCVDSALEGLGWANVEVPIAENNSSTAALVEATATPAPSTSPLDLPQSRWQPGSGLADSQLLRAEEAAVAFDPAREPDVGQLVDWAHNPEYPQALRLLTASGGAGKTRLALELCARMTNRGWHCGMLRSDIGPANAANAWLDLAARNQPVLAVFDYAETRQETLLAFLRAMLNARRTKVVSPVRILLLARDGGEWWDRLSSRDSTVEPFLGGYATSGPVALLPLHREKEARGLAFQAALDAYATRMGIAEMPDLNVDLSGEHFERPLYIQIAALLALRGERPASAEGLTKALLHHERRYWARLLQEGLGSTSTKELDDRHAAELMTLATLAGGFIRPADARKVWEAWDGSIGRNLTAGEQRLLFERLASLYPGQQGLQPLRPDLLGEALVAYSLLQRSGERLFDALLDPARGTAHRRGALTVVARLSNHRPDIESAVVQSLTRKFVPCATDLVNVATQSDSLLPKWAEQAFTRLSPPSRAQVVGVLLPLMKDESVQLAQLACAVSEAEVEKIKVKLQRKPQDWELRADLARALVRLSIKLARAGRSGLLPGKQSVQLSEELASQKPGRFEPDLARSLGVYANRLAEHGEVAEALAYDRKALAIRERLAAKDADYETELAACLSNYGIRLGESGEAAEALAHHRKALDIHKRLASKNPTQFEPDLGSLLSNYAARLSESGQVAEALAFDHSALEIHERLAAKNPDRFEPELARSFSNYAIHLSESGRLVEALTYDRRALEIRRRLAAKNPDRFEHDLAFSLHNVAMRLSENGTAADALIHAVAALQIRERLAAGKPLRYAEDAYISLLNVQWLKWLASDGTAEGADDLPSPDPRWCKPHRLPLLEVYREWLQACNATDQSDRAVALANILEAAESLSTPEFRSSEAYWLCAAAWCEKFAPGAAHWVRWSRWRVFWSDFLSQRGGKLPWWMTAVAERMGFRWPPAEAPLI; via the coding sequence ATGATGCCGATGGAAACCCAGCAGGTACTCAGACGCGTGATCGCCTTCGCGACCGGATGGGGCTCTGATTTCGGAGGCATCAACGTATTCAGCACCCGGTTCCTTGAGCAGATGGCGTTCGCCTGCAAGGAACAGGTCACCGTGGTGTGCGTGGTTCCCACGCTTCCGTCCGAGCACGAGACCGCACGTGACGTGAAGCTGGTGCAGCTACCCTATCCGCCCGTTGGAGGCAAGTTGGACGCAGCTCATGCACGAGCCGCCGTTGAAGCGCTGGCGTCAGAGGGAATCTCCCTCGATGCTGAAGGCCTCGTCTGGCTCGGGCATGATCGTATCACGGGCGAGATCGCCTTAGAGGCTAGGGCCATCGTTGGTGGCGGTCGCACGGCCCTGATCCACCACATGAGCTACGAGCATTACGAGGCCTACGCGGAACGTTCCGAGATTGCGAACGTCAAAGGAGAGTTGCAAAGAAAGCTGTTTGCGGAGGCGGACGTGCGCATGGCGGTCGGTCCTCTGCTCCGGGACGCGCTCGAGGACCTCGTCCCCAACACTCCCGTCACGATGCTGGTGCCGGGGTTGGACGAACTTGCGTTCTTTCCCGCACCGAAGCGGTTCGTCGCGTTCATGAGCGGAAGATTTAGCGCGGACGCGGCAAAAATCAAGCAGGGACACCTAGGGGTAGCCGCTTTCGCTGAGGCGCATCGACGCGCCTCGTCCGAACCCCTGCTTCCTGAACTGTTGAAGAACCAGCCACAGTTGATCATGCGAGGGGTCGATATCGAGCCGGAGCGGCCGCCGACCTCGGCTACGGACGTCGAATACTGGGCGGAGTTTGCCGAAGCGTACGCGGATCGTGTGGTCACGATACACGCTCTTCCTTACACCACCCGTCGGAAAGACCTCCTTGATCAGCTCGCCAGAGCCACCGTAGCGCTCATGCCCTCGTGGCATGAGGGGTTCGGCCTTGCCGGCTGGGAGGCTGTGGCGGCGGGCGTTCCACTGATTGTGAGCAAGCAAAGCGGGCTTTTTCGCTTCCTCGAAGAGGAGAGCGCCGGAGGTTGGCTCAATTGGGTGTACCCTGTGGACGTGCAGGGCAGCTTGAAGGAGCCCTTCTTCCACGCGAATGACCTCAACAATGTCAGCGAACGCCTGATCGAAATCGCCAGGGATCCTGACGCGGCCCGCAGCAAGGCCGCCCGGCTTCGCGAAGCACTATCCGCGTACACGTGGAAACGCTGTGTCGACTCGGCGCTGGAGGGACTCGGATGGGCTAACGTCGAGGTTCCAATCGCGGAAAACAATTCCTCGACCGCGGCTCTCGTCGAAGCGACAGCCACGCCCGCGCCGAGCACCTCACCGCTTGACCTTCCCCAATCCCGTTGGCAGCCGGGCAGCGGACTGGCGGACAGTCAGCTGCTACGAGCGGAAGAGGCCGCGGTGGCATTTGACCCAGCACGTGAACCGGACGTTGGGCAGCTGGTCGACTGGGCGCACAATCCCGAGTATCCGCAGGCGCTCCGCCTCCTCACCGCAAGCGGGGGCGCGGGGAAAACCCGGCTCGCGCTGGAGCTGTGCGCGCGGATGACGAATCGGGGGTGGCATTGTGGCATGTTGCGCTCTGATATCGGGCCAGCCAACGCCGCGAATGCCTGGCTCGACTTGGCGGCACGTAACCAGCCCGTCCTGGCGGTGTTCGACTACGCCGAGACGAGGCAGGAGACGCTGCTCGCATTTCTCCGGGCCATGTTGAATGCTCGTCGCACGAAGGTTGTGTCGCCGGTACGCATCCTCCTCCTGGCACGCGACGGGGGCGAGTGGTGGGACCGGCTTTCGTCTCGTGATTCGACCGTGGAGCCATTCCTAGGCGGGTATGCGACCTCGGGGCCCGTCGCGCTTCTCCCGCTCCACCGAGAGAAGGAGGCTCGCGGTTTAGCGTTCCAGGCGGCTCTGGACGCCTACGCGACCAGGATGGGCATCGCGGAGATGCCGGATCTGAATGTGGATCTGTCGGGTGAACACTTCGAACGTCCACTGTACATCCAGATAGCCGCGTTGCTCGCCCTGCGCGGCGAGAGACCCGCGAGCGCAGAGGGATTGACCAAGGCGTTGCTCCACCACGAGCGCCGCTACTGGGCACGGCTCCTCCAGGAAGGCCTAGGTAGCACGAGCACGAAAGAGTTAGACGACCGACATGCGGCCGAGTTGATGACGCTCGCCACCCTCGCGGGCGGATTCATCCGTCCCGCGGATGCACGAAAGGTGTGGGAGGCTTGGGATGGCTCCATCGGCCGTAACCTGACCGCTGGGGAACAGCGGTTGCTCTTCGAGCGCTTAGCTTCACTTTACCCGGGGCAGCAGGGATTGCAGCCGCTGCGGCCCGATCTCCTCGGCGAAGCATTGGTAGCCTACTCGTTGCTCCAGCGCAGTGGCGAGCGTCTGTTCGACGCACTCCTGGACCCCGCCAGAGGCACTGCCCACCGTCGCGGCGCGCTCACCGTGGTCGCGCGTCTGAGCAATCATCGCCCGGACATCGAAAGCGCCGTGGTGCAGAGTCTCACCCGGAAATTTGTTCCATGCGCCACCGATCTGGTGAATGTCGCCACGCAAAGCGATAGCCTTTTGCCTAAGTGGGCGGAGCAGGCGTTCACGCGCTTGTCGCCTCCGAGTCGTGCACAGGTCGTAGGTGTGCTGCTCCCGTTGATGAAAGATGAATCTGTACAACTGGCACAGTTGGCCTGCGCCGTGTCGGAAGCGGAGGTAGAGAAGATCAAAGTGAAGCTCCAGAGAAAGCCACAGGATTGGGAACTGCGTGCCGACCTGGCACGTGCATTGGTGAGGCTTTCGATCAAGTTGGCAAGAGCGGGCAGATCCGGACTCCTCCCTGGAAAGCAGAGCGTTCAACTGTCTGAAGAGCTAGCAAGTCAAAAACCGGGCAGGTTCGAACCTGACCTAGCACGTTCGCTTGGCGTCTATGCCAATCGCCTTGCGGAACACGGCGAGGTCGCCGAGGCACTAGCGTACGATCGGAAGGCGCTGGCGATCCGCGAACGACTGGCGGCGAAGGACGCGGATTATGAAACTGAGTTGGCAGCCTGCCTGAGCAACTACGGCATCCGCCTCGGAGAGAGCGGCGAGGCTGCCGAGGCACTCGCGCATCATCGAAAGGCACTGGACATCCACAAACGCTTGGCGTCCAAGAACCCGACTCAGTTCGAGCCTGACTTGGGGTCGTTGCTGAGCAACTACGCCGCCCGCCTGTCGGAGAGCGGCCAAGTTGCCGAGGCACTTGCGTTTGATCACAGTGCGTTGGAGATCCACGAACGGCTGGCAGCTAAGAACCCTGATCGGTTTGAGCCTGAACTGGCGAGATCGTTCAGCAACTACGCTATCCACCTCTCAGAGAGCGGCCGGCTTGTGGAGGCTCTTACGTACGATCGAAGGGCCCTGGAGATCCGCAGGCGGCTTGCGGCGAAGAACCCGGATCGGTTTGAGCATGACCTAGCGTTCTCATTGCACAACGTTGCTATGCGACTCTCAGAGAACGGCACCGCGGCCGATGCATTAATCCACGCTGTAGCGGCATTGCAGATTCGGGAAAGATTGGCTGCCGGCAAGCCTCTCCGCTACGCAGAGGATGCTTACATCTCTTTGTTAAATGTGCAGTGGCTGAAGTGGCTGGCGTCCGATGGAACCGCAGAAGGAGCGGACGATCTACCGTCTCCGGATCCGCGGTGGTGTAAGCCGCATCGGCTACCACTGTTGGAGGTCTATCGCGAGTGGCTGCAAGCCTGCAATGCTACTGATCAGTCGGATCGGGCAGTGGCACTTGCAAACATTTTGGAAGCGGCAGAGTCACTTAGTACTCCCGAATTCAGGAGCTCAGAGGCATATTGGCTCTGCGCTGCCGCGTGGTGCGAGAAATTCGCTCCCGGTGCGGCACATTGGGTGCGCTGGAGCCGGTGGAGGGTCTTCTGGTCAGACTTCCTCTCGCAGCGTGGCGGGAAGTTGCCGTGGTGGATGACCGCTGTCGCAGAGAGGATGGGCTTCCGGTGGCCTCCCGCTGAAGCTCCGTTAATATAG
- a CDS encoding GNAT family protein produces MKLEPVTLEGTHVRLVPLTREHLPALWEVARDEELWRWTWNAVRTEADLERYVDAALRMRDAGTALTFATTEATSGRVIGSTRFASIEPPHPRVEIGWTWIGRPWQRTPANTEAKLLMLRHAFETLGCLRVELKTDALNERSRNAMLRIGAREEGIFRKHGVTESGRVRDTAWYSIVDDDWPAVQARLLGMLARPYPTP; encoded by the coding sequence GTGAAGCTCGAGCCCGTCACCCTCGAAGGCACGCACGTCCGCCTGGTGCCGCTCACCCGCGAGCACCTCCCGGCGCTCTGGGAGGTCGCGCGCGACGAGGAGCTGTGGCGCTGGACGTGGAACGCCGTGCGCACCGAGGCCGACCTGGAGCGCTACGTAGACGCCGCGCTACGCATGCGCGACGCGGGCACGGCGCTCACCTTCGCCACCACCGAAGCAACCAGCGGCCGGGTGATCGGGAGCACGCGGTTCGCCAGCATCGAGCCGCCGCACCCGCGCGTGGAGATCGGGTGGACGTGGATCGGGCGGCCGTGGCAGCGCACCCCCGCCAACACCGAAGCCAAGCTCCTGATGCTCCGCCACGCCTTCGAGACGCTCGGCTGCCTGCGCGTGGAACTCAAGACGGATGCACTGAACGAGCGCTCTCGAAACGCCATGCTCCGCATCGGCGCGCGCGAAGAAGGGATTTTCCGCAAGCACGGCGTCACCGAGAGCGGCCGCGTGCGCGACACCGCGTGGTACAGCATCGTGGACGACGATTGGCCCGCCGTCCAGGCGCGCCTCCTTGGCATGCTCGCCCGCCCCTACCCGACCCCATGA
- the dacB gene encoding D-alanyl-D-alanine carboxypeptidase/D-alanyl-D-alanine-endopeptidase yields the protein MTLHRTVIAVAALALGACAPARPALAPAPVRAPIAAALDSIFGDTLFARAGWGVMFRSLETGETLYRRNAEKFFIPASNQKIVTGAFALETLGPDFRYRTPVEAEGPVRDGVLAGNLVVRGSGDPTISARFGGVRPLFRAWADSLRARGITRITGAVVGNDDVFDDVPLGRGWAWDDLDASYSAEVGGLQLNEGYVTVRVAPGPRPGAPAVVTLDPATAYLPVTVNATTGASGSARDVEATRAPLGPGIVVTGTAPPDSTPEELEVAVRDNTLFFAHVLREALIEAGIRVDGPALDDDARPDTARRPATPIFVQTSPPMPEVLAAFLKPSQNQYGEILLKTMGGRIRNAGTAQAGLAVEDSLARAWQLPRGGFRPADGSGLSRYNLIAPEHLIALLERMTRSPNYAVFYAAMPVAGVDGTLRNRMKGTPLAGNVHAKTGTLSGVRSLSGYFTTAAGERMVFSILVNNHTLSAAAADRLSEAALLRVYNHPRTGAATTTAP from the coding sequence ATGACCCTGCATCGAACCGTCATCGCAGTCGCGGCGCTCGCGCTGGGCGCCTGCGCACCCGCACGCCCCGCGCTCGCACCCGCCCCCGTCCGTGCGCCGATCGCCGCCGCGCTCGACTCCATCTTCGGCGACACGCTCTTCGCCCGCGCCGGGTGGGGGGTGATGTTCCGCTCGCTGGAAACGGGCGAGACGCTCTACCGTCGCAACGCGGAAAAGTTCTTCATCCCCGCCTCCAATCAAAAGATCGTGACCGGCGCATTCGCGCTGGAGACGCTGGGGCCCGACTTCCGCTACCGCACGCCGGTGGAGGCGGAGGGCCCGGTGCGCGACGGCGTGCTGGCCGGCAACCTGGTGGTGCGTGGGAGCGGCGACCCCACGATCTCGGCGCGCTTCGGAGGGGTGCGCCCACTCTTCCGCGCCTGGGCGGACTCGCTGCGGGCGCGGGGCATTACGCGCATCACCGGCGCGGTGGTGGGCAACGACGACGTCTTCGACGACGTGCCGCTGGGCCGCGGCTGGGCGTGGGACGACCTGGACGCGTCGTACTCGGCCGAGGTCGGCGGGCTGCAGCTCAACGAGGGGTACGTCACCGTGCGCGTGGCCCCCGGCCCTCGCCCCGGCGCACCCGCCGTCGTCACCCTCGATCCCGCCACGGCGTACCTCCCCGTCACCGTGAACGCGACGACCGGCGCATCCGGCTCCGCGCGCGACGTGGAAGCGACGCGCGCCCCGCTCGGCCCCGGCATCGTCGTCACCGGCACCGCACCGCCCGACTCCACGCCGGAGGAGCTCGAGGTGGCGGTGCGCGACAACACGCTCTTCTTCGCCCACGTGCTGCGCGAGGCGCTGATCGAGGCGGGGATCCGCGTGGACGGCCCCGCGCTGGATGACGACGCGCGCCCCGACACCGCGCGCCGCCCCGCCACACCGATCTTCGTCCAAACCTCCCCGCCGATGCCGGAGGTGCTGGCCGCCTTCCTGAAGCCGAGCCAGAATCAGTACGGCGAGATCCTGCTGAAGACGATGGGCGGCCGCATCCGCAACGCCGGCACCGCGCAGGCCGGGCTCGCCGTGGAGGACTCCCTGGCGCGCGCATGGCAGCTCCCGCGTGGCGGCTTCCGCCCGGCGGACGGCAGCGGCCTGTCGCGCTACAACCTGATCGCCCCCGAGCACCTCATCGCGCTCCTGGAGCGGATGACGCGCAGCCCCAACTACGCCGTCTTCTACGCCGCCATGCCCGTCGCCGGCGTCGACGGCACCCTGCGCAACCGGATGAAGGGGACGCCGCTCGCGGGGAACGTGCACGCCAAGACGGGCACCCTCTCGGGCGTGCGCTCCCTGAGCGGCTACTTCACCACCGCCGCGGGCGAGCGCATGGTCTTCTCCATTCTGGTCAACAACCACACCCTCTCCGCCGCCGCCGCCGACCGCCTCTCCGAAGCGGCGCTGCTGCGCGTGTACAACCACCCGCGTACGGGCGCGGCCACGACCACGGCTCCATGA
- a CDS encoding DUF4189 domain-containing protein, producing the protein MQLLIGTAAILLVGIFLGMVLMGRGTADPEAWEDEVFAPPASPVTTPGLYQYGAIAIGREGAYGVSWNAPLPEQAQGRALEECYPGESCRVVLFIAGPMCGAYAQGRTSYGSGLAASRTEAEERALAECGRNGARSCSIRAWMCNSQP; encoded by the coding sequence GTGCAACTGCTGATCGGCACCGCCGCCATCCTGCTCGTGGGCATCTTTCTCGGGATGGTGCTGATGGGTCGCGGCACGGCCGATCCAGAAGCATGGGAGGACGAGGTCTTCGCTCCTCCGGCATCACCCGTCACCACGCCGGGCCTCTACCAGTACGGAGCCATCGCCATCGGCAGGGAGGGAGCCTACGGAGTGAGTTGGAACGCTCCCCTGCCTGAGCAGGCCCAGGGGCGTGCACTGGAGGAGTGCTACCCGGGCGAGAGCTGCCGGGTCGTGCTGTTCATCGCGGGCCCAATGTGCGGCGCATATGCACAGGGGCGCACGTCGTACGGAAGCGGCCTGGCAGCATCGCGCACAGAGGCCGAGGAGCGCGCGCTCGCCGAGTGCGGCCGCAACGGCGCACGGTCCTGCAGCATTCGCGCGTGGATGTGCAACTCGCAGCCGTAG
- a CDS encoding IPT/TIG domain-containing protein — protein MLLLAAASACRDGAGSGDGRAPVLSSISPDTATAGRADVAFSVRGSGFGRESVVNWNSTPLPTTFVNKKELRATVPQAQLSEGGQVSITVASTTPGGGTSGQAWFTVRQPAPVIVSLSADTFNLAQLSGEITIEGSGFTRATVVRWNGVVQTATYQSPTRLAVTLNANGVAPGITSLEVSNPTPGGGTAAATFTVYSPVPVIAVLPSSGATALRPGFSLWVHGRDFVQGARVLWNGAERPATYVSPTRLQVSVSSADVAAAGGITLSVVNPGPGNRVSNTATVVVRLAGSTSAVVQRLRIEASDLAWDAARGLLYLSIPSTGGALANSVVAVDPMTLQVTRSVFVGSDPGRVARSDDGQYLYVGLNGANAVRRVDLGTFTAGLQWSLPAGQIAGDMEVAPGQANTVAVSRYRPRFSPLLDGVTVYDAGVARPNSSPGHTGASRIEFSDSASVLYGSDLDQSTFYTLAVDASGARHLNATPDMIHPLYSDIVRGPGRIYSTDGSVIDADRRVRLGTLERGLSLAVDPALGRVFVLRDPIPTGNGIAVYDLNTFQLLGTVLVSNLAFHHPAARSARLLRWGRDGLAFLDQDELVIIRTPIAAP, from the coding sequence GTGCTCCTTTTGGCGGCGGCATCGGCGTGCCGCGACGGGGCGGGGTCGGGCGACGGCCGGGCGCCGGTGCTCAGCTCCATCTCGCCGGACACGGCGACCGCGGGGCGTGCGGACGTGGCTTTCTCCGTGCGCGGGAGTGGCTTCGGCAGGGAGAGCGTGGTCAACTGGAACTCCACCCCGCTGCCCACCACCTTCGTCAATAAGAAGGAGCTGCGTGCCACCGTCCCGCAGGCGCAGCTCTCGGAGGGCGGACAAGTTTCCATCACCGTGGCGTCCACGACGCCGGGGGGCGGCACCTCCGGGCAGGCATGGTTCACCGTGCGCCAACCCGCACCCGTCATCGTCTCGCTCTCCGCCGACACCTTCAACCTCGCGCAGTTGAGCGGGGAGATCACCATCGAGGGAAGCGGGTTCACGCGGGCGACGGTTGTCCGGTGGAACGGGGTGGTGCAGACCGCAACGTACCAGAGCCCTACCCGCCTGGCCGTGACGCTCAACGCCAACGGGGTGGCGCCGGGGATCACGTCGCTTGAGGTGAGCAATCCGACGCCGGGGGGCGGCACCGCGGCCGCCACGTTCACCGTGTACAGCCCCGTGCCGGTCATCGCGGTACTCCCCAGCAGCGGCGCCACGGCCTTGCGGCCTGGCTTCTCGCTGTGGGTGCACGGGCGCGACTTCGTGCAGGGCGCCCGGGTGCTGTGGAACGGCGCCGAGCGGCCGGCGACGTACGTCAGCCCTACCCGTCTGCAGGTGTCCGTCTCGAGCGCGGACGTGGCGGCGGCGGGAGGGATCACGCTTTCCGTCGTCAATCCGGGGCCGGGGAACCGGGTGTCCAACACGGCGACGGTGGTCGTGCGCCTCGCAGGTTCCACCTCGGCCGTCGTGCAGCGCCTGCGCATCGAGGCGAGCGACCTCGCGTGGGACGCGGCGAGGGGACTGCTCTACCTGTCGATCCCGAGCACCGGCGGAGCCCTCGCCAACAGCGTGGTGGCGGTGGACCCGATGACTCTACAGGTGACGCGGAGTGTGTTCGTGGGGAGCGACCCGGGGCGGGTCGCCCGCTCGGACGACGGGCAGTACCTGTACGTGGGGCTCAACGGGGCGAACGCCGTGCGGCGGGTCGACCTGGGCACCTTCACCGCGGGGCTGCAGTGGTCGCTCCCCGCGGGGCAGATCGCCGGTGACATGGAGGTGGCGCCCGGCCAGGCCAACACGGTCGCGGTGTCGCGCTACCGCCCCCGCTTCAGCCCGCTGCTGGACGGGGTGACGGTGTACGATGCGGGAGTCGCCCGCCCCAATTCCTCGCCGGGGCACACGGGCGCCTCGCGCATCGAGTTCTCCGACTCGGCTTCGGTTCTGTACGGCTCCGACCTCGACCAGAGCACGTTCTACACCCTCGCGGTGGACGCGAGCGGCGCCCGGCACCTAAACGCGACGCCGGACATGATCCATCCTCTCTACAGCGACATCGTGCGCGGGCCTGGGCGGATCTACTCCACCGACGGCTCCGTGATCGACGCGGACCGGAGGGTGAGGCTGGGGACCCTGGAACGGGGGCTGTCGTTGGCCGTGGACCCCGCGCTCGGAAGGGTCTTCGTGCTGCGTGACCCGATTCCCACCGGCAACGGGATCGCCGTGTACGACCTGAACACCTTTCAGCTCCTGGGCACGGTCCTCGTCTCGAACCTCGCGTTCCACCACCCGGCCGCGCGCAGCGCCCGGCTGCTGCGCTGGGGGCGTGACGGGCTGGCCTTCCTGGATCAGGACGAGCTGGTCATCATCCGCACCCCCATCGCCGCTCCCTGA